The Candidatus Pantoea soli genome window below encodes:
- the nudE gene encoding ADP compounds hydrolase NudE has product MTTSLKKPDILNVEAVARSRLFTIEAVDLAFSNGARRVYERMKPSGREAVMIVPILGDDVILIQEYAVGLESYELGFPKGLIDPGESAFEAADRELKEEVGFGATQLEALGKLTMAPSYFSSKMNIVVAEGLYEEKLEGDEPEPLIVRRWPLNNLLALLEEPDFREARNVSALFMVREWLVKQGRLQY; this is encoded by the coding sequence ATGACAACTTCCCTGAAAAAACCTGACATCCTCAACGTGGAAGCGGTGGCCCGCTCCCGCCTGTTTACCATCGAAGCGGTTGACCTCGCTTTCAGTAACGGGGCGCGCCGCGTTTACGAGCGTATGAAGCCTTCCGGGCGCGAAGCCGTGATGATTGTGCCGATTCTGGGTGATGACGTTATTCTGATTCAGGAGTACGCCGTCGGGCTGGAGAGCTACGAACTGGGCTTTCCGAAAGGGCTGATCGACCCCGGTGAAAGCGCCTTTGAAGCGGCCGATCGTGAACTGAAAGAGGAGGTGGGGTTTGGTGCCACCCAGCTGGAAGCGCTGGGTAAACTGACGATGGCGCCCTCCTATTTTTCCAGCAAGATGAACATCGTGGTGGCGGAAGGCCTGTACGAAGAGAAGCTGGAAGGGGATGAACCGGAACCGCTGATTGTGCGTCGCTGGCCGCTGAACAACCTGCTGGCGCTGCTGGAAGAGCCGGATTTCCGCGAAGCACGTAACGTCAGTGCGCTGTTTATGGTGCGGGAGTGGCTGGTGAAGCAGGGACGCCTGCAGTACTGA